A window of the Fulvia fulva chromosome 3, complete sequence genome harbors these coding sequences:
- a CDS encoding U1 snRNP-associated protein: protein MAYNYGGPPGAYGGQQQPYGGAPGMGGPPTGPAQAFQPPPNMPAGLNFNAPVIRLGMDGGGGGGGGRPQSGNDWGDRGGRGSNAEPLGGRDRRGLGADRNLDRERQAVRDSMMALQPPTREEVSRTIFVGGLGEGMPHDEALENILRCAGKLRRWTRARDADDRKCKFGFAEYEDVESLEAAAELYPNLELPLFNADGSVQREKAEEGEVKKQKWLVVIDDASKEYIETWMARKKEDENTRQFRMESCKSDLEQTIAGLINQAAHGTNGVNGHGDVDGDVSMAETNGDANGAVEHITIQQTGAEDELADIPAEQRATVAEEIKAFRDRSNRRDIERLRREEDLEQEERRRNGPAPRVSRLASPPPGAANSTNGIPLGPRGQQGVAGAPSGPKGFRGTQIPNDYVNGVAFVPGAGPDGRGMTVSLNREEEDADESDEELERRRQERKDAEIEKQYQDQVRRWHNRERTRGAAQERERKREDDEKRAIEKAREDILAKFASWNDDEEAEKQRHPYYRDHSAWLRIRDQDRERERREDDADRKAEEREKADEQRRTNEARGMADDFLDSMGIEPEPERVDQAGPAPFKISLGGASKTKPATAAAPKRAQMDVEGLLEDEEDAAASGLKRDLQLKPLEDMSTLPTSGLGLTDEEKASARQQLASEIPTDNDKLFAHPIKYEHLTSDILNNQIRPFVEKKVVEYLGVQEDLIVDAVIAGVRDKASAQSIKEELEGPLEDEAEVLVKKVWRLLVFWGECESRGLQ, encoded by the coding sequence ATGGCCTACAACTACGGCGGACCTCCAGGCGCATATGGCGGCCAGCAGCAACCATATGGCGGCGCGCCAGGTATGGGCGGACCACCGACAGGACCAGCGCAAGCCTTCCAACCACCACCTAATATGCCGGCCGGTCTCAACTTCAACGCACCTGTCATCAGGCTGGGCATGGATGGTGGAGGTGGAGGTGGAGGCGGTCGTCCGCAGTCTGGCAATGATTGGGGTGACCGAGGTGGACGTGGCAGTAATGCAGAGCCTCTGGGTGGAAGAGACAGACGCGGCTTGGGCGCAGATCGCAACCTCGACCGTGAGAGGCAGGCAGTCCGTGATAGCATGATGGCACTACAGCCTCCCACGCGCGAGGAAGTCTCGAGGACTATCTTCGTGGGAGGTCTTGGTGAAGGCATGCCGCACGACGAGGCGCTGGAGAACATCTTGCGATGTGCTGGCAAGCTGAGACGCTGGACACGAGCTCGAGATGCCGACGACAGGAAGTGCAAGTTTGGCTTTGCCGAGTACGAAGATGTCGAGAGCCTGGAAGCTGCTGCTGAGCTGTACCCTAACCTCGAACTGCCACTGTTCAACGCGGACGGTAGTGTGCAGAGGGAGAAGGCCGAGGAGGGCGAGGTCAAGAAGCAGAAGTGGCTTGTGGTCATCGACGATGCTAGCAAAGAGTACATCGAGACCTGGATGGCAAGGAAGAAGGAAGACGAGAACACTCGGCAATTTCGTATGGAGTCCTGCAAGAGTGATCTCGAGCAAACGATTGCCGGCTTGATCAATCAAGCTGCACATGGCACAAATGGTGTCAACGGACACGGCGATGTGGATGGCGATGTCTCTATGGCTGAGACAAACGGCGACGCGAATGGCGCAGTCGAGCACATCACCATCCAACAAACCGGAGCTGAGGACGAGCTTGCGGACATCCCAGCCGAGCAGCGAGCGACGGTGGCAGAAGAAATTAAGGCCTTCCGTGATAGATCCAACCGCCGAGACATCGAACGCCTACGTCGCGAAGAGGACCTCGAACAGGAAGAGCGACGGCGCAATGGCCCAGCACCGCGTGTCAGCCGACTTGCATCACCTCCACCGGGCGCAGCGAACTCCACAAACGGCATCCCACTTGGCCCTCGTGGCCAGCAGGGTGTCGCCGGTGCACCGTCAGGCCCTAAGGGCTTCAGAGGGACACAAATACCCAACGACTATGTCAACGGTGTCGCTTTTGTGCCAGGTGCCGGACCTGACGGACGTGGCATGACAGTCTCACTGAACCGTGAGGAGGAAGATGCAGATGAGAGCGACGAAGAACTTGAGCGTCGCCGACAAGAGAGGAAAGATGCAGAAATCGAGAAGCAATACCAGGATCAGGTTCGTCGCTGGCACAATCGTGAGCGAACACGCGGTGCAGCTCAAGAGCGTGAACGCAAGCGTGAGGATGACGAGAAGCGTGCTATTGAAAAGGCTCGTGAAGACATCCTTGCCAAGTTTGCCAGCTGgaacgacgatgaagaggcAGAGAAGCAACGACACCCATACTACAGAGATCACTCGGCTTGGCTGCGAATACGCGACCAAGATCGCGAGAGGGAGCGACGCGAAGATGACGCAGACCGCAAAGCTGAAGAGCGCGAGAAGGCTGACGAACAACGACGTACCAATGAGGCGCGCGGTATGGCCGACGACTTCTTGGACTCGATGGGCATCGAACCAGAGCCCGAGAGGGTCGATCAAGCCGGACCTGCACCGTTCAAGATCAGCTTGGGAGGTGCCAGCAAGACAAAGCCAGCCACCGCCGCTGCACCAAAGCGTGCGCAAATGGACGTCGAAGGTCTGCTGGAGGACGAGGAAGATGCTGCTGCTTCTGGCCTCAAACGCGATCTACAACTCAAGCCGCTCGAAGACATGTCTACACTACCTACCTCCGGCTTAGGCTTGACAGACGAGGAGAAGGCCAGCGCACGCCAACAGCTGGCGTCTGAAATTCCCACCGACAATGACAAGCTCTTCGCCCACCCGATCAAGTACGAGCACCTCACCAGCGACATTCTCAACAACCAGATCCGACCTTTCGTGGAGAAGAAGGTTGTGGAGTATCTCGGTGTGCAAGAAGACCTCATCGTCGACGCTGTCATTGCTGGTGTTCGCGATAAGGCTTCGGCTCAGTCGATCAAGGAGGAGCTGGAGGGCCCACTTGAGGACGAGGCTGAGGTTCTGGTCAAGAAGGTGTGGAGACTGCTTGTCTTTTGGGGCGAGTGTGAGTCGCGAGGTTTGCAGTAG
- a CDS encoding putative prefoldin subunit 2 has translation MSQQAISAKKQQELQVQYSNYKETLQAVAQKIGDVEQEAEEHKLVLETLTPLPGDRKCFRMINGVLTERTVSDILPTLQTNAGGLKKVLEDLVKQYQNKQTEMEKWKKKNNIQVVQQ, from the exons ATGTCGCAACAAGCCATCTCAGCGAAGAAACAGCAAG AGCTGCAAGTCCAATACTCCAACTACAAGGAAACGCTCCAAGCAGTCGCGCAGAAAATCGGCGACGTCGAACAGGAAGCCGAGGAGCACAA ACTTGTCTTAGAGACACTCACGCCTCTTCCTGGTGATCGCAAATGCTTCCGGATGATCAATGGCGTTCTTACTGAAAGGACGGTCAGCGATATCTTGCCGACTTTGCAGACGAATGCGGGTGGCTTGAAGAAGGTCCTGGAGGATCTCGTCAAGCAATATCAGAATAAGCAGACCGAGATGGAGAAGTGGAAG AAGAAGAACAATATCCAAGTGGTTCAGCAGTAG
- a CDS encoding Nuclear transcription factor Y subunit beta: MSASPEHEVEAEPAATGSPNDNENQPTDEQNEEGMSRPEDVGYDFEVKEQDRWLPIANVARIMKTALPENAKIAKEAKECMQECVSEFISFITSEASEKCQQEKRKTVNGEDILFAMTSLGFENYGEALKIYLARYRENLVARGDQKPAAAGGAGNSVTSPSYDNANHNALGLEADGTNDFAYPGQGADSY, encoded by the exons ATGTCGGCCTCCCCAGAACATGAGGTCGAAGCCGAACCGGCGGCCACTGGATCGCCCAACGACAATGAGAACCAGCCGACGGACGAACAGAACGAAGAAGGCATGAGTCGACCAGAGGACGTCGGTTATGATTTCGAGGTCAAGGAGCAGGACCGATGGCTGCCCATAGCAAATG TCGCGCGAATCATGAAGACTGCACTGCCCGAGAATGCCAAAATAGCAAAGGAGGCCAAAGAGTGCATGCAGGAGTGTGTTAGCGAGTTCATCAGCTTCATCACGAGCGAGG CTTCCGAGAAGTGCCAGCAGGAGAAGCGCAAGACCGTCAATGGCGAGGACATCCTCTTCGCCATGACTTCTCTCGGCTTTGAGAACTACGGCGAAGCGCTGAAGATCTACTTGGCAAGGTACCGAGAG AACCTCGTCGCTCGAGGCGACCAGAAGCCCGCCGCTGCCGGTGGCGCTGGCAACTCGGTCACTTCGCCATCTTACGACAATGCCAACCACAACGCCCTTGGACTGGAAGCTGATGGCACCAACGACTTTGCGTACCCGGGGCAAGGTGCTGACAGTTATTGA
- a CDS encoding Choline transport protein, translating into MSDPETPSKTADDATLALLRKEALCELITWETVLALFSQALENGGPAGAVYGYIITWFSTMSVYTVISELASMAPIAGGQYYWVYMMAPPKYKRISSYIVGWLTTLAWVATVATETLFAELIVQGILVLDYPEYENKMYQGTLLTWAVILGCIFINVVIPAWLPRFEVFILVFHLAGFVAILVTLLIMTPSLGSAESVWLAINNGGGWPTQGLSYCVGFLGNVATFVGADASVHLAEEVSNAAVNIPRAILGAMLINGSIGFAMMVTVLYCPGDVQTVLETKIGYPFIQVFYDSVRNVAGATVMAAVVLALTWACATGITTTASRMTWSFARDRGLPFSNFLGRVSSRSKVPVNAVLVVAGIAALLSLIYIGSYTAFNDVISLTITGFYGSYLLPAGFLLYHRIKGNVLPRGTELDTSPSDANAKEVKTGAAEEVTQDVDGVEVVQARLVWGPWHLPGILGIINNVYACVYMVFVIFWSVWPPATPVSASTMNYSVVVTGGVMILSAIWYFIGGKKQYQGPLIDDEVASIMRAGSTISVH; encoded by the exons ATGTCCGACCCAGAAACCCCCAGCAAGACCGCCGACGATGCCACCCTGGCCTTACTAAGGAAAGAAGCCC TTTGCGAGCTCATCACCTGGGAAACAGTCCTCGCGCTCTTCTCCCAAGCCCTTGAGAATGGCGGACCAGCCGGCGCAGTGTACGGTTACATTATCACCTGGTTCTCGACCATGTCTGTCTACACAGTCATCTCGGAGCTGGCTTCCATGGCCCCCATTGCTGGAGGGCAGTACTACTGGGTGTACATGATGGCGCCGCCGAAGTACAAACGCATTTCGAGTTATATCGTGGGCTGGCTCACGACGTTGGCGTGGGTTGCGACTGTGGCGACGGAGACTCTGTTTGCCGAATTGATTGTGCAGGGCATTTTGGTGTTGGATTATCCCGAGTATGAGAATAAGATGTATCAGGGGACGTTGTTGACGTGGGCGGTCATTCTCGGGTGCATCTTCATCAACGTGGTGATTCCGGCGTGGTTGCCTAGATTCGAGGTCTTCATTCTGGTGTTCCATCTGGCTGGGTTTGTGGCGATTTTGGTTACGCTGCTGATCATGACGCCGAGTCTCGGATCTGCAGAGAGCGTATGGTTGGCAATTAATAATGGTGGTGGATGGCCCACGCAGGGATTGTCGTATTGTGTTGGGTTTCTGGGGAACGTTGCAACGTTCGTTGGGGCTGATGCTAGTGTCCATCTTGCGGAGGAGGTTTCCAATGCAGCTGTGAACATCCCTCGAGCTATCCTCGGAGCTATGCTCATCAATGGCTCGATCGGCTTTGCCATGATGGTCACTGTTCTGTACTGTCCTGGGGACGTTCAGACCGTGCTCGAGACGAAGATAGGATACCCATTCATCCAGGTATTCTACGATAGCGTCCGGAACGTCGCTGGAGCGACGGTCATGGCAGCAGTTGTGCTCGCATTGACATGGGCTTGCGCCACTGGGATCACAACCACAGCTTCACGGATGACTTGGTCCTTTGCACGAGATCGAGGATTGCCCTTCTCGAACTTCCTCGGCCGTGTCAGCTCGAGGTCGAAAGTACCGGTCAATGCTGTCTTGGTCGTGGCGGGCATCGCAGCGCTGCTATCGCTGATCTACATTGGATCTTATACCGCATTCAACGATGTCATCTCGTTGACCATTACTGGCTTCTACGGATCGTACCTCCTGCCGGCCGGATTTCTTCTTTACCATCGCATCAAAGGCAATGTGCTTCCGCGTGGTACAGAACTTGATACTTCACCTTCAGACGCCAACGCGAAGGAGGTCAAGACCGGTGCTGCTGAGGAAGTCACACAAGACGTCGACGGCGTCGAAGTTGTGCAAGCCCGTCTTGTGTGGGGACCGTGGCATCTTCCTGGCATTCTTGGCATTATCAACAACGTCTATGCGTGCGTGTACATGGTGTTCGTGATCTTCTGGTCGGTCTGGCCACCCGCGACACCTGTGTCGGCATCAACGATGAACTACTCGGTAGTCGTGACTGGAGGAGTCATGATCTTGAGCGCCATATGGTACTTCATAGGTGGTAAGAAGCAGTATCAAGGACCTCTGATCGACGATGAGGTCGCGAGCATCATGAGAGCTGGATCTACAATCTCAGTACACTAG